The genomic interval AAATGTCTAATGTAATTGCAGCTGCAGAAATAACTAATGCAGATGCCATTCACCCAGGGTATGGTTTCTTATCTGAAAACGCAAAGTTTTCTAAGATATGTGAAGAGCACGATATTAAGTTTATTGGCGCTTCCGAGGGAATGATCTCAAAAATGGGAGACAAGGCTACCGCAAAAGAGACAATGAAAGCAGCAGGTGTACCTTGTGTACCAGGATCTGACGGAATCATTGCAGATTTTGAAGAGTGTAAACAACTTGCTATCGAGACTGGTTACCCTGTAATGCTTAAAGCCACCGCTGGTGGTGGAGGTAAGGGAATGCGTGCCGTTTGGAAAGAAGAAGATCTGCTCAAAGCTTGGGAAAGCGCAAGACAAGAAAGTGCTGCAGCCTTTGGAAATGATGGTATGTACATGGAGAAGCTTATTGAAGAGCCTCGTCATATTGAAATACAAATCGTAGGAGATAGCAACGGTAAAGCATGTCACCTATCTGAAAGAGATTGTTCAGTACAAAGACGTCATCAAAAACTTACAGAAGAAACTCCGTCTCCATTTATGACAGATGATCTCCGTGAGCGTATGGGTGAAGCAGCCGTTAAAGCAGCAGAATTCATTAATTATGAAGGCGCAGGAACGGTTGAATTTTTAGTAGATAAGCACCGCAATTTCTATTTCATGGAAATGAATACGCGTATTCAAGTGGAGCACCCTATTACAGAGCAAGTAGTAGATTATGATTTGATACGAGAGCAAATTCTTGTCGCCGCAGGTGTACCTGTTTCTGGTAAGAATTATTACCCACAGTTACATTCTATAGAGTGTCGTATCAACGCAGAAGATCCGTTTAATGACTTTAGACCTTCACCAGGACGTATCACAAATTTACATGCACCAGGTGGACACGGAGTACGTATTGATACCCATGTATATAGCGGGTATATGATACCGCCTAACTATGACTCTATGATTGCAAAGTTGATCACAACGGCGCAAACCAGAGAAGAGGCGATAAGCAAAATGAAAAGAGCTCTTGATGAGTTTGTAATCGAAGGTATTAAAACAACAATTCCTTTCCATAGACAGTTAATGGATCACCCAGATTATATCGCGGGTAATTACACGACGAAGTTCATGGAAGACTTTGAAATGAAACCCTTAGATTCAGAATAATTAAAAAATCCCGATAGCAATATTGGGATTTTTTGTTTTACGCTTTCGCGAAAGCGAACTCTCAGTTAATCTACTTGTTGAGAAATCATATTATCTCTTACATACTCTTTACAAAATCTAAAAATACCTTTTTGTGTTTTTCAAGATCCATATTTGCCGAAAGGGAAGCGCGCACAATATAGTCTTTGTCTCCTTCTTTTGTGGTTCCTTGGGTAGACGTTGCTGGTATGGTCCAGTAAACACCTTTTAGTTGACCGTAACTTACACAATACTTACTCTCTTGCGGTATTTGTGTAATCATCATAT from Dokdonia sp. Hel_I_53 carries:
- the accC gene encoding acetyl-CoA carboxylase biotin carboxylase subunit; this translates as MFKKILIANRGEIALRVIRTCKEMGIKTVAVYSTADRESLHVRFADEAVCIGPAPSAESYLKMSNVIAAAEITNADAIHPGYGFLSENAKFSKICEEHDIKFIGASEGMISKMGDKATAKETMKAAGVPCVPGSDGIIADFEECKQLAIETGYPVMLKATAGGGGKGMRAVWKEEDLLKAWESARQESAAAFGNDGMYMEKLIEEPRHIEIQIVGDSNGKACHLSERDCSVQRRHQKLTEETPSPFMTDDLRERMGEAAVKAAEFINYEGAGTVEFLVDKHRNFYFMEMNTRIQVEHPITEQVVDYDLIREQILVAAGVPVSGKNYYPQLHSIECRINAEDPFNDFRPSPGRITNLHAPGGHGVRIDTHVYSGYMIPPNYDSMIAKLITTAQTREEAISKMKRALDEFVIEGIKTTIPFHRQLMDHPDYIAGNYTTKFMEDFEMKPLDSE